A window of Streptomyces sp. SAI-127 contains these coding sequences:
- a CDS encoding GntR family transcriptional regulator, which translates to MVNAAGKFGPYNQAAAAQVGGVWDTRVLAGRGTTGAELVRSRIALRIRLRSVAPGDRLPDAGVLAEELGISEITVRRALEAMCQDGLLDRRRGRSGGTFVAADWDTVVAVLHDAEEAASLESFHLLLECGLVAHGTGEIPDGRLDGLHALVEELDLAEDPARLLELETRFHLDLAEALGGVGIREFAADLLGRQCLLGPAPAPSVVRARNRCHADLLDQLTRGAMDPAVRAVKAHRHAGLN; encoded by the coding sequence GTGGTGAACGCAGCGGGCAAGTTCGGGCCCTACAACCAGGCGGCGGCCGCGCAGGTCGGCGGGGTGTGGGACACCCGCGTCCTGGCCGGCCGGGGCACCACGGGAGCCGAACTCGTCCGGTCCAGGATCGCCCTGCGGATACGGCTGAGGTCCGTGGCGCCGGGCGACCGGCTGCCGGACGCGGGCGTTCTCGCCGAGGAACTGGGGATCAGTGAGATCACCGTGCGCCGCGCGCTGGAGGCCATGTGCCAGGACGGCCTGCTCGACCGCCGTCGGGGCCGTTCGGGCGGCACCTTCGTCGCGGCCGACTGGGACACGGTCGTCGCCGTGCTGCACGACGCCGAGGAGGCGGCCTCGCTGGAATCCTTCCATCTGCTGCTCGAATGCGGTCTCGTGGCGCACGGCACGGGGGAGATCCCGGACGGACGGCTCGACGGACTGCACGCCCTGGTCGAGGAGCTGGACCTGGCCGAGGACCCGGCCCGGCTGCTCGAACTGGAGACGCGCTTCCACCTCGACCTGGCCGAGGCGCTCGGCGGCGTCGGGATCCGTGAGTTCGCCGCCGACCTGCTCGGCCGCCAGTGCCTGCTGGGGCCCGCGCCCGCCCCTTCGGTCGTACGGGCCCGCAACCGCTGCCACGCCGACCTGCTCGACCAACTCACCCGCGGCGCGATGGACCCGGCGGTACGCGCGGTGAAGGCGCACCGGCACGCCGGCCTGAACTGA
- a CDS encoding APC family permease: MPVPEPVGPSSTSGPAGGAPQRLRGGVLGMADIAAATMANVGPAMSFFFGFAFLATTAGIASPLTIVAAGVAVALLGNTLAEFSRAHPSAGSFTTFVGKTFGPVSAVTTALLAGLGYIIAMASVIAISGGFVQITLHHYTGVDVPWIVWTLLLTGCSVVLMLRGIVVSTKWAGYFFGVEMLVLVVVSVAAIVEHRGALSAAPFLPGHLTHGLKGLAAGFPLAVYLFIGWENSAALAEETENPRRNVGRAVFSSVAIMTVSYILFSYATVTGFGYDLDRLGASPIPFIDVAQHTLGALAFLAYVGGLTSTLGVLIAGINSQARLVFNAGREGLLPSFFGYVHPTRRTPNNAIVAFAVIALLIIGGWGLGHLLGSGGGSMNPVVFFTESSSLGAILILLVYLASNIALPLYYRRYRPQEFRPVRHLVLPAIGALAILVPLYYLAKPGQPAPYSWFPNAALVTLLAAIGYATLLVRRDPSLAERVGSVVADAE; the protein is encoded by the coding sequence ATGCCGGTACCCGAGCCTGTCGGCCCCTCGTCGACGTCGGGCCCCGCCGGCGGCGCGCCGCAGCGGTTGCGCGGCGGTGTCCTCGGCATGGCGGACATCGCCGCCGCCACGATGGCCAACGTCGGTCCGGCGATGAGCTTCTTCTTCGGCTTCGCCTTCCTCGCCACCACCGCGGGGATCGCGTCCCCGCTGACCATCGTGGCGGCTGGGGTGGCGGTCGCGCTGCTCGGCAACACACTGGCCGAGTTCTCCCGGGCCCACCCCTCGGCGGGCAGTTTCACCACCTTCGTCGGCAAGACCTTCGGTCCGGTCAGCGCGGTGACCACAGCCCTGCTGGCCGGACTCGGCTACATCATCGCGATGGCCTCGGTGATCGCGATCTCGGGTGGCTTCGTACAGATCACCCTGCACCACTACACGGGCGTCGACGTGCCGTGGATCGTCTGGACGCTGCTGCTCACCGGTTGCTCGGTGGTGCTGATGCTGCGCGGGATCGTCGTCTCCACCAAGTGGGCCGGCTACTTCTTCGGCGTGGAGATGCTGGTGCTCGTCGTGGTCTCGGTCGCGGCGATCGTCGAGCATCGCGGCGCCCTCTCCGCCGCGCCGTTCCTGCCCGGCCATCTCACCCACGGCCTCAAGGGGCTGGCGGCCGGATTCCCGCTGGCCGTGTACCTGTTCATCGGCTGGGAGAACTCGGCGGCCCTCGCCGAGGAGACGGAGAACCCACGGCGCAACGTCGGCCGCGCCGTGTTCTCCTCGGTCGCGATCATGACGGTGAGCTACATCCTCTTCTCCTACGCCACGGTGACCGGCTTCGGCTACGACCTGGACCGGCTCGGCGCCTCCCCCATCCCGTTCATCGACGTCGCCCAGCACACCCTCGGCGCGCTGGCGTTCCTCGCCTACGTGGGCGGCCTGACCTCCACCCTCGGCGTCCTGATCGCGGGCATCAACTCCCAGGCCCGCCTGGTCTTCAACGCGGGGCGCGAGGGGCTGCTGCCGTCCTTCTTCGGGTACGTCCATCCCACGCGCCGTACGCCGAACAACGCGATCGTCGCCTTCGCCGTCATCGCGCTGCTGATCATCGGCGGCTGGGGCCTGGGCCATCTGCTCGGCTCCGGCGGCGGTTCGATGAACCCCGTGGTCTTCTTCACGGAGTCCTCCAGTCTGGGCGCCATCCTGATCCTGCTGGTCTACCTGGCGTCCAACATCGCCCTCCCCCTCTACTACCGCCGATACCGCCCCCAGGAGTTCCGGCCCGTCCGCCACCTCGTCCTGCCCGCGATCGGCGCCCTCGCCATCCTGGTCCCCCTCTACTACCTGGCCAAGCCCGGCCAGCCGGCCCCGTACAGCTGGTTCCCGAACGCCGCTCTGGTCACGTTGCTCGCGGCCATCGGCTACGCGACCCTCCTGGTCCGCCGGGACCCGAGCCTCGCGGAGCGGGTGGGATCGGTGGTGGCGGACGCGGAGTGA
- a CDS encoding XdhC/CoxI family protein, giving the protein MLNIADTLHRWCREARPFALATVVAVRGSAPLPVGTSVAVGDEGDAVGSISGGCVEGAVHELCRQVLHDRGAPQRASFGYSDDDAFAVGLTCGGELDVLVQRIDPTTRPHLADALTEVVHSRPAAVAQVVDGPDDFLGSTLGVFGDDQSAHGRVDGGPADRAVADRARALLRAGRTARVDLGGTGEGCPEHLSVLVHVAAARPRMLIFGAVDFAAALSQAGRFLGHRVTVCDARPVFATPARFPHADEVVVDWPHRYLERTEVDERTAVCVLTHDAKFDIPLLRLALDLPVAYVGAMGSRRTHEERLRLLREQGVTEDRLARLRSPIGLDLGARTPEETAVSITAEIIAQAHQGTGRPLTRTTGPIHRAPRLPSYW; this is encoded by the coding sequence ATGCTGAACATCGCGGACACACTGCACCGCTGGTGCCGCGAGGCACGCCCATTCGCCCTGGCCACCGTCGTCGCCGTACGGGGCAGCGCTCCTCTGCCGGTCGGTACGTCGGTCGCCGTGGGAGACGAAGGCGACGCGGTCGGCAGCATCTCCGGCGGCTGCGTGGAGGGCGCGGTCCACGAACTGTGCCGACAGGTACTGCATGACCGAGGTGCCCCGCAGCGTGCCTCGTTCGGCTACTCCGACGACGACGCCTTCGCCGTCGGACTGACCTGCGGCGGCGAACTCGACGTCCTCGTCCAGCGCATCGACCCCACGACCCGGCCGCACCTCGCCGACGCCCTCACCGAGGTCGTACACAGCCGACCTGCTGCCGTGGCGCAGGTCGTCGACGGCCCTGACGACTTCCTCGGCTCAACCCTCGGCGTCTTCGGTGACGATCAGTCCGCCCACGGACGCGTGGACGGCGGGCCGGCGGACCGGGCGGTGGCCGACCGGGCCAGGGCTCTGCTGCGGGCCGGCCGCACCGCTCGCGTCGACCTCGGGGGGACAGGGGAGGGGTGCCCCGAGCACCTGTCCGTCCTGGTCCACGTGGCGGCCGCCCGCCCCCGCATGCTGATCTTCGGCGCGGTCGACTTCGCCGCCGCCCTCAGCCAGGCCGGCCGCTTCCTCGGTCACCGGGTCACCGTCTGCGACGCCCGCCCCGTCTTCGCCACCCCCGCCCGCTTCCCGCACGCGGACGAAGTGGTCGTCGACTGGCCCCACCGCTACCTGGAACGCACCGAGGTGGACGAGAGAACCGCCGTCTGCGTCCTCACCCACGACGCCAAGTTCGACATCCCCCTGCTGCGCCTGGCACTCGACCTGCCCGTCGCCTACGTGGGGGCCATGGGCTCCCGGCGCACCCATGAGGAGCGCCTGCGCCTCCTGCGCGAGCAGGGCGTCACGGAAGACCGGTTGGCCCGGCTGCGTTCCCCGATCGGCCTCGACCTCGGAGCCCGCACGCCCGAGGAGACGGCCGTCTCCATCACCGCGGAGATCATCGCCCAGGCCCACCAGGGCACGGGCCGACCCCTGACCCGGACCACCGGCCCGATCCACCGGGCGCCGAGGCTGCCGAGCTACTGGTAG